In the Sediminibacter sp. Hel_I_10 genome, one interval contains:
- a CDS encoding patatin family protein yields the protein MRALVISGGGSKGAFAGGVAQYLVENKQNHYDIFIGTSTGSLLVSHLALKKVQKIKEVYTNVDQNSIFSVCPFIIKKKKGVETIGINHFNVLRNILKGSKTFGESYNLKSLIKETLLRDEFETLKESALDVVVTVSNLSINEVEYKSIKELDYEEFCEWVWISCNYTPFMSLVKKNGCEYADGGLGSMVPIEEAIKRGATVVDAIVLQTEVTVFNRMPSINAFSLLTNMFAFMLDRIENSNIRIGKFVATNQNAIINFYYTPTVLTTNSLIFKKDKMTQWWERGLTHAKLKNEEHSQLNAGTE from the coding sequence ATGAGAGCATTAGTGATATCTGGAGGAGGAAGTAAAGGCGCTTTTGCAGGAGGCGTCGCCCAATATTTAGTGGAGAACAAACAAAACCACTACGATATTTTTATAGGCACCTCTACGGGCAGTTTGTTGGTGTCTCACTTGGCCTTAAAAAAAGTCCAGAAAATTAAAGAGGTCTATACCAATGTCGATCAAAACTCCATTTTTAGCGTTTGCCCTTTTATTATTAAAAAGAAAAAAGGCGTCGAGACGATTGGGATCAATCATTTTAATGTGCTTCGGAATATTTTAAAAGGCAGTAAGACCTTTGGAGAAAGTTATAATTTAAAATCGCTAATTAAGGAAACGCTATTACGTGATGAATTTGAAACTTTAAAAGAAAGCGCATTGGATGTTGTGGTAACAGTTTCAAACTTATCTATTAATGAAGTAGAGTATAAGTCTATAAAAGAACTGGATTATGAAGAGTTTTGTGAGTGGGTTTGGATTTCCTGTAATTACACACCATTTATGTCTTTAGTGAAAAAAAATGGTTGCGAGTATGCTGATGGTGGGCTTGGCTCTATGGTTCCCATTGAAGAAGCCATTAAACGTGGTGCCACGGTTGTAGATGCCATTGTTTTGCAAACTGAGGTGACGGTATTTAACCGAATGCCCTCTATAAATGCCTTCTCATTGCTCACCAATATGTTTGCCTTTATGTTGGATAGAATTGAAAACAGCAACATTAGGATTGGGAAATTTGTAGCCACCAATCAAAATGCGATTATTAATTTTTACTACACTCCAACGGTGCTAACCACCAATTCGCTTATTTTCAAAAAAGATAAAATGACACAATGGTGGGAGCGCGGTCTTACTCATGCCAAGCTCAAAAATGAAGAGCATAGCCAGTTGAATGCCGGTACAGAATAA
- a CDS encoding FMN-binding glutamate synthase family protein, whose protein sequence is MDTVLDFLSNISWWMWILIVLLIVAIRDVLQRPHTISHNFPIVGHLRYALESIGPELRQYLVANNREELPFNRIERGWVYASSKNENNYEGFGTDRDIYAHQHLFVNNAMFPFKMKQGHPNETDNSFLPCAKVIGAYHKREKPFRPKSVINVSAMSYGSLSAKAIESLNKGVKIAGAYHNTGEGGLSPYHKNGGDVVFHFGTGYFGVRTEDGNFSMEKMKQLVKDNPFIRAIEVKLSQGAKPGKGGVLPGSKISKEIAEIRGVEVGKTVLSPPNHKAFSTIPEMVQLIEDIARETGLPVGVKAAIGKLGQWEELADYMLKTGQGPDFITVDGGEGGTGAAPPSFADHVSLPWVYGFGDLYKLFKKKGLAQHIVFIGSGKLGFPAKAAMAFAMGADCINVAREAMMSIGCIQAQVCHTNRCPSGVATQNKWLQHGIDVPLKSERLAQYFKTFRKELIEITHAAGYEHPCQFTMDDIEVNVDDHNLSKELSNTYHYHKVPVPFTSMQDLKDCMHLGGHKV, encoded by the coding sequence ATGGATACGGTTTTAGACTTTTTATCAAACATATCATGGTGGATGTGGATTCTCATAGTGTTGCTAATCGTGGCAATACGGGATGTTTTACAACGCCCCCACACCATTAGTCACAACTTTCCTATTGTGGGACATTTGCGATATGCCCTGGAGAGTATTGGCCCAGAGTTGCGTCAATATCTTGTAGCCAATAATAGAGAAGAGTTGCCTTTTAATCGTATCGAACGTGGTTGGGTATATGCCTCTTCAAAAAACGAAAATAATTACGAGGGTTTTGGTACCGATCGCGATATTTACGCCCATCAACATTTATTTGTAAACAATGCCATGTTTCCTTTTAAAATGAAGCAAGGCCACCCAAACGAAACAGACAACTCATTTTTACCTTGCGCTAAAGTGATTGGCGCTTATCATAAACGCGAAAAACCCTTTCGTCCAAAATCTGTTATCAACGTCTCCGCCATGAGTTACGGTTCTTTATCGGCCAAGGCTATTGAATCTTTGAACAAGGGTGTTAAAATTGCAGGAGCTTACCACAATACCGGCGAGGGTGGATTGTCTCCCTATCATAAAAATGGCGGTGATGTGGTTTTTCATTTTGGCACTGGATATTTTGGAGTAAGAACCGAAGACGGCAATTTTTCTATGGAAAAAATGAAGCAACTTGTTAAAGACAATCCTTTTATAAGAGCCATTGAAGTGAAGTTATCCCAAGGTGCAAAGCCAGGGAAAGGTGGGGTGCTTCCAGGTTCGAAAATCAGTAAGGAAATTGCTGAAATTAGAGGTGTTGAAGTCGGTAAAACCGTATTATCTCCTCCAAACCATAAGGCTTTTTCAACAATTCCCGAGATGGTACAGCTCATCGAAGACATCGCCAGAGAAACCGGATTACCAGTGGGCGTAAAAGCTGCCATTGGTAAACTAGGACAATGGGAAGAGCTAGCCGACTACATGCTCAAAACGGGCCAAGGACCAGATTTTATAACAGTAGATGGTGGCGAAGGCGGTACCGGTGCAGCTCCTCCGAGTTTTGCAGACCACGTTTCTTTACCTTGGGTTTATGGGTTTGGAGACCTCTACAAATTATTTAAAAAGAAAGGCCTTGCCCAACATATCGTTTTTATTGGCAGCGGGAAACTTGGCTTTCCTGCCAAAGCTGCTATGGCCTTTGCTATGGGAGCCGATTGTATTAATGTTGCCCGTGAGGCCATGATGAGCATTGGCTGCATCCAGGCGCAAGTGTGCCACACCAACCGTTGCCCAAGTGGTGTTGCTACTCAAAACAAATGGTTACAACACGGTATTGATGTACCCTTAAAATCAGAACGTTTGGCACAGTATTTTAAAACCTTTAGAAAAGAATTGATCGAAATCACCCACGCGGCGGGCTATGAGCATCCTTGCCAATTTACTATGGATGATATTGAAGTAAATGTGGATGATCATAATTTATCCAAGGAATTGAGCAATACCTATCACTATCATAAAGTTCCAGTTCCGTTTACATCAATGCAAGACCTTAAGGATTGCATGCATTTAGGCGGACACAAAGTCTAA